A region of the Polaribacter sp. L3A8 genome:
ATAAAATTAAACCAGATAGCATTTATATTTCCTGCTTAGGTTATAAAACACTAAAGACTAGGATTAAATTATTGAAAAACACAATATTTTTAACTTCTAAAGATAATATATTAGACGAAATTGTTATCAGTAATAGACCTAATATTATTAAAAAAGTTGGATTTAAAAAAGGAAATACTTTTTTAGTAGATTCAACAAAAGAACCATTAACATTGGGGTTTTATGCTTCTTTAGAAACTACCAAAAATGATACTTATATTAATGATGTTTTGCTATCTTTTAATAAAAAAGGATATTCTAAAAAGTACAAATACCGAAGTTTTATAAGATTTGCAATCTATTCTACTGAAAACAGATTACCTTTAAAGCTATTAATAGAAAAACCGCTTTTAATAGAACTAAACGAGAACTCAAAAAAATATATTAATATTAATCTTATTAAAAACAGTATAAAACTTGATAAGAAAGGTGTATTTATTATTATCGAAAAAATTGGAGAAGTTGATAGTAATGGTAAAATAATTTCTAAAAAACAACCCTTACCTAATTTAAAATTTTCTACAAAAAAACCAAAAGAGTTACTTGATTATTCAACATTTATATTTTTGGAAGGAGAATGGAAAGACTTTTCTATTTTAAATCTAAACATGAATCTCGCTATAGAGTTTACATTGGCTAATTATGAAAATTAACAAAATACATACCCAACAACAAGACCAATCTGATTGCGGTATTATATGTTTACAAACTATCCTTAAACATCATAACAGTTACATTTCTTTACAAAAATTAAGAGAATATAGCGGTACGTCAAAACAAGGTACAACTATGTTAGGTCTTATGCAATGTGGCAATAAAATAGGATTTGAAATAAAAGGCTATGAATCTACTATTACAGCATTAAAAGAAAACAAAACTCCGGCTATTTTACATACTCTTTTTGAAGAAAAATTACAACATTATATTGTTTGTTTTGGTTACGATTCTAAAAAAGAAATGTTTATTATAAGCAATCCTGCAAATTCAAAAATTGAATATATTAATGAAAAAGAACTAGAGACTATTTGGCAATCTAAAGCACTGCTACTTTGTAAAGAAACAGAAAAACTTATAAAGAAAAAAGAAGAAAAAAAACAAAAATGGCAATGGGTATATAAATACATTAAAGAAGATGTAAACTTACTTTCAATGTCTTTATTTTTAGGAATTATTTTAGCAATTTTAAGTTTAGCAACAGCTGTATATTCTCAAAAATTAATAGACGTTTTATTGCCCTCAAAAGACACTTTTAAAATTATTGCAAGTATTTGTCTATTATTTTTCTTATTTAGCATCCAAGTATTCTTTGGTTATTTAAGAGGTTTATTCTTAATACGTCAAACTAAAAATTATAATATAAGAGTAATTCACTTTTTTTACAATAACTTATTAAAACTCCCAAAAACATTTTTTGATACTAGAAAAATTGGAGATATGGTAGCAAGAATGAACGATACAAGTAGAATTCAAAAAACTATTTCAAAAATAATTGGAAGTATAGTAATAGATATATTATTAGTTATAATCGTTTCAATAGCAATTTTTAATTATAATACAACTCTAGGATATATTACATTATTATGGATTCCTTTACTAACAGTAGTTGTTCTTTTTTTTAGTCCAAAAATAAAACAACAACAACAAAAGGTTATGCAGTCCTATTCACGAAATGAAAGTAATTATATAGATACTATAAATGGAATAGAAACTATTAAAAATAATAACAAAGAACTTTTTTTTGCAAAAGAAACAAACTCTATTTATAAATTATTTCAAAAAGCAATTTATGATTTAAACCGTTTAAGTCTAAACTATGCAACAATAAGTGAATTAATCTCAATTTTTTTTATAATAGGAACACTTAGTTATAGTGTTTATTTAGTTTTAAACAATGAATTAACAGCAGGTGTAATTATCGCAATTTTACAATTAGTAAGTATGTTAATGGCTTCAACTTCAAATTTAGCTTTAGTTAATATTGAAATTCAAGAAGCAAAAGTAGCATTTAATAGAATGTATGAATTTACTTCCATAGAAGAAGAAAATAAAGGGGGAATTCCATTAAAAAAAATTAATTCTTTAGAAATTAAAAACCTTTCTTTTCGTTTTGCAGGTAGGAAAGAACTCTTTAAAGATATTAATATATCTGTTAATAAAAATGAATGTATTGCAATCGTTGGAGAAAGCGGAAGTGGTAAAAGTACATTAGGACAAGTACTACAAAAATTCTATCCTTTTGAAAATGGTGAAATCTTAATTAACAATCAATACAATTTACCAAATATAAACACAGAAGATTGGCGAAATATTATTGGTATCATTCCACAGGACATAACCATATTTAGTGGAAATGTAATCACAAATATCTTGTTAGGTAAAGAAGATACTCCAGAAAATATTGAGAATTTTTGTAACCAATATGGTTTTACAGAATTTGTAAATAGTTTACCTCAAGGCTTTGCTACTATTTTAGGCGAAGAAGGTATTAATTTATCTGGTGGGCAAAAACAAATCATTGCTTTAATGAGAGTTTTGTATAAAAAACCTCAATTATTATTATTAGATGAATTTACATCAGCAATGGACAGAAAAACAGAAAAATTTGTATTAAACTTATTAAAGAAACTAAAATCTGAAATAACTATTATTTTCATTTCTCATAGGTTACATTCATTACCTCAAATTGCAGATACAATTTATGTATTAGAAAATGGAGTAATTTCTAATTTTGGTAATCACAATCAACTAATGGAAACCACTAACTTTTATAGTGATTTTTGGAAAGAACTTATTATTTAATTTAGAACAATTAACTCCTTACATACTCATTGTCAGTCAAAAACACAATATACTTTTAAAAGAATTCGTTATATTTACAATAATAACTTTTAAAAATTAAAAAAATGAGCAAGCAATATGAAACAGGAAATGCTAAAAATGTAGCTAATCTTCAAAAACTAATTGAGCAAGTAACAGTATATACTGCCTACAATCCACCAGTCGATAATTTAAAAATTGTAAACTTAAACACGTTATATACAAATTCTTTAAATTCAGTTACAGAAGTAGAGGAAAAACGTAATGCAAATAAAAATTCTATACACACAAGACAACAAGAGTATCTAAATTTAAAATCAACTTCTACAAGAATTATCAATCAATTAGAAATATTAGGTCTTACAGAAGGAGTTTTAGCACAAGCAAAATCTTTAAACAATTTAATACAAGGAACTAAAAAGAAAAAGAAAGAAGTAGATGCAGAAACAGGAGAAGAAAAAAAAACAACTTCTACCTCTCGTCAATCTTTCACACAATTAGCAGATAATTTTTCTAAAATATTACAATTATTAACTACAATTCCAACATATAATCCAAATTTAGAAAAATTAAAGTTAGTGAATCTAACAGCTTATCATACTATTTTAGTAGAAAGTACAAAAAATGTAGATATTACAGAAGCTGAATTAAACACTAAACTAATAGAAAGAAATAAAATTCTTTAGAGGTCAGTATTTAAATTCATATCTTTAAAGTCAATAAATAGAGTATTATTATGAATATATTTAAAGGACAAAATCTTCTAGAGTTTGCTGATCGGTTTAAAACGGATGAAGATTGCAAGAAATACTTGGCAGATATTAAATGG
Encoded here:
- a CDS encoding carboxypeptidase-like regulatory domain-containing protein; protein product: MIKTILFIFLSHSFIANSQNYIVRDSTSKKAIPYVAIQFPLTNSGFYSNDKGCFELNKIKPDSIYISCLGYKTLKTRIKLLKNTIFLTSKDNILDEIVISNRPNIIKKVGFKKGNTFLVDSTKEPLTLGFYASLETTKNDTYINDVLLSFNKKGYSKKYKYRSFIRFAIYSTENRLPLKLLIEKPLLIELNENSKKYININLIKNSIKLDKKGVFIIIEKIGEVDSNGKIISKKQPLPNLKFSTKKPKELLDYSTFIFLEGEWKDFSILNLNMNLAIEFTLANYEN
- a CDS encoding peptidase domain-containing ABC transporter, encoding MKINKIHTQQQDQSDCGIICLQTILKHHNSYISLQKLREYSGTSKQGTTMLGLMQCGNKIGFEIKGYESTITALKENKTPAILHTLFEEKLQHYIVCFGYDSKKEMFIISNPANSKIEYINEKELETIWQSKALLLCKETEKLIKKKEEKKQKWQWVYKYIKEDVNLLSMSLFLGIILAILSLATAVYSQKLIDVLLPSKDTFKIIASICLLFFLFSIQVFFGYLRGLFLIRQTKNYNIRVIHFFYNNLLKLPKTFFDTRKIGDMVARMNDTSRIQKTISKIIGSIVIDILLVIIVSIAIFNYNTTLGYITLLWIPLLTVVVLFFSPKIKQQQQKVMQSYSRNESNYIDTINGIETIKNNNKELFFAKETNSIYKLFQKAIYDLNRLSLNYATISELISIFFIIGTLSYSVYLVLNNELTAGVIIAILQLVSMLMASTSNLALVNIEIQEAKVAFNRMYEFTSIEEENKGGIPLKKINSLEIKNLSFRFAGRKELFKDINISVNKNECIAIVGESGSGKSTLGQVLQKFYPFENGEILINNQYNLPNINTEDWRNIIGIIPQDITIFSGNVITNILLGKEDTPENIENFCNQYGFTEFVNSLPQGFATILGEEGINLSGGQKQIIALMRVLYKKPQLLLLDEFTSAMDRKTEKFVLNLLKKLKSEITIIFISHRLHSLPQIADTIYVLENGVISNFGNHNQLMETTNFYSDFWKELII